The genomic interval TTACAAATTACGGTATGTTATTTCAGTCTGATTTATGctttaaattgtaaaatatttgtagGTTTTATATACACTAAagcaaaaagatattatatttgtttaatataataatcaatatgtTTTTATGTATGAATTTCAGATTTTGAAAGAGGATGTTCTTCCCAAAACTATTTGTTGTACTTGTAGTTCTAATTTAGAATTGTCATACGATTTCTTTACGAAATCTCATATGGCTCAATTGTTTCTTAACGAATTATATGGATCAATAACTAATGAAAAACAAACTATTGAACATACTGTTAATGAAACTCAAAGTCTTAACACAATCACTAAGGATTCTGTAGACTATAACAAGGTGGTAGAAATATTCTATCAtcctatatttatatttaacccTTAATGGTTGGAAGAtagatatcatatttatatagagaTTTAACCATTAAGggttaatatatcaaatttataattttcatatattgtaCACATGAATATGTGTTTCACAGGAATCATTAATTCATAATGACAAATctaatgtaaatgaaaatattaaggaACATGATACAAAAGATCATCTGTCTACTTCGCGTAAGATATGTTCTCATACAATAacaatatgtaatttatattacttctTGGAATACTATATCTGTGCTTCATTTTAGACTCTaatccaaagaaaaagaaatgtgaaaaattagtagtaaagcaaaaaaaaaaagatgaattaatACAGATAACAGAAACTCAAGGAAAAAATACTATTGTTACTTCTAATATACAGAAAAGTactagagaaaataaattaaaagtaagaaaatttaatgaaattaataaagcaGCAACAACTTCTACTGATAAATTAACATATACAACTTCTGTCTACAACTTTTGCCTTCCGGATGTAATTCAAGAATATCAATGGACATGTGCAATATGTGAAGATTTCAATGTTGACAATTTTCCggttcgtatattttttaaaatggaaaagaaatttaaattgtttctttaataataaaaaatagttaaaataatcaaattaaatgggttattatataaagtatattccaaacaaaagttttcttataaatttggttttttgtaattttctttctctctcaattaacttatttttatgtttaattttgTAGGAATTATATCAACATTACAAAGCATTGCATAATCGAGAGCCTtcttttaaatgtaatatatgtgaTAAAGTCTATGAAGTTTATGCaagctttataaaacatttaaaactACATCGggattttaatcaatataagtaaatacctataatatattacaaaattatattaaataaattttttatattaattatcaataataacaattttagaTGCACTACttgtaataaaacattttcacaAAAGGGAATACTACTTTCTCATCAAACCGTACATTCCAATGAAAGGCCTCATACATGTTGCAAGTGTGGAAAATCATTCAAGAAATATAGCTCATTACAAAcacataataaattacatctCC from Vespula vulgaris chromosome 11, iyVesVulg1.1, whole genome shotgun sequence carries:
- the LOC127067814 gene encoding zinc finger protein 28-like, which codes for MSVNIRCRLCGVKCQEYLNIFDEEEIYVKISCCLQITILKEDVLPKTICCTCSSNLELSYDFFTKSHMAQLFLNELYGSITNEKQTIEHTVNETQSLNTITKDSVDYNKESLIHNDKSNVNENIKEHDTKDHLSTSHSNPKKKKCEKLVVKQKKKDELIQITETQGKNTIVTSNIQKSTRENKLKVRKFNEINKAATTSTDKLTYTTSVYNFCLPDVIQEYQWTCAICEDFNVDNFPELYQHYKALHNREPSFKCNICDKVYEVYASFIKHLKLHRDFNQYKCTTCNKTFSQKGILLSHQTVHSNERPHTCCKCGKSFKKYSSLQTHNKLHLPDDMKEKFICEFCKKQFSTKHTLIMHRRLHTGERNFMCDICGKSFTTKGSLVYHIAGHAEDKNFKCKECNKCFKTARVLNNHVILHSTIKPYQCDVCGKQFHVRRRLQDHHRIHTGDMPYKCEFCEKSFRFSGILTIHRRQHTGERPYICTDCLRSFTNWSNYNKHMKRIHHSGATNSEKNNKYKKKTSDSEIKAAVTESNINK